The genomic stretch CAATTTAAGTGACATGAAAATTTCATTAATCGCAAGTGCTTATCTGActcatgttttgttttgttttttaatcttgGCAAACAAACTGATCAAAACAATCAAGCCATACACTTCAAAAACAAATAGGTTGTCTTGTCACAAAACTACCCAATAGGCAGCCCAGAAAGTAACGCCCCATCAAAACTTGTTAGTCTCACATAAGCATGCATATAACAAATCTGTGCTTTGCCTCTTCAGGCAATTATATAGTAaacttttgtagtttttttccaCAGTTGACTGCCAAACTATGGAATACTTAAAAGACAATGGAAGTTTTCTAAATTGATTTTGCACACTTCCTGTCAGACTCTATTACCAAGCCACACAATGAATATTAAATCTCTCATCATGACAGTACATGAAGATGGGTAGACTAAAAAAAGCAAGCTTATAGTACATCGATCATAGAAATTATCTGAATCATGGGTTTTGTCAAAATAATCTTTACATGGCAAAAATATAGGCCGGCCTACCTTCTTGTTCAACTTCAGCCACGTTACAAAGCCTTTGGTATCCGTGTACTGGAGACCAAAGAACCAGATTTCTCGCAGTCCTATCGTCTTCACGACCTTGGCAAAGCACAAAATACACAGATAATTTATGCTACAGCGATTCTTTTCTCGTGGGAAATGAATTGAACACTGCTTGAATTGACAAATTGCACGGTTAATTAAAATATGCATGTGAATAGAAAGATAAATACTATGATTATACAAACCTGGTCAAATAGTTGCTTTCCAGTCGTGCTTGGTTGAATAGCAAATTCTAACTCCGCATCCATAGTAGTTACTCGAACGTTGACCTAAGAGATATTTTGAGCTTGTTAATTCATAACAAATCGAAAACTAAAGTACACAAATTCGTACTTTCGAATTCCTTGCAAGGAAACAAGAAATCCAGATTGAGCTCGAagtttcagtttcttgcttAAAAACTTAACCAACGTCAGTAATTCTCGAGTGAACTTACCACTTTAGGCATTTTGATTCCTTTTCTGTTTCCACTACAAATAAATCTTTAAACACAAACTGGTGAAATATCCTAACCAACAGGAAAAGGTTTATTTTGCCTCGATCTGTAATTGAAGAacaaaaaattaagattaaccAGGCAATGAGCTACATAATTTTAGAAGTCACGCTCGCCGAAGATATCTACTGCCGTCCCACAGAATTGCCATCAAATATGACAAGAGAAGGACTATGTGAAAAGAAAGTTTCTTAGTTCGTTTTAATAGACTGGTAATGCACAAAACAACGTTCCACGACGATGCATTATAATTTCTGCTACAGTTTAGCTATATTCCAGGAGACAAGCTTATGAAGTATCACGAGTTTCTGAGCCAAAAATGATGCCAAAAGAGTCAAAATAAATCTGACAATGCGAACTGCTTGTCTGATCAACTTCACTAACCTCTGGTGACGAAATGAAAGGAAACGCTGGAGAAATAAACCCAAATTTCGCCAAGATTCTCACCACTCAGCTAAAAGTAAGGATGGGCGTAACTTGAGGGCGCTAGAACATGTTTGCATTGGACCAATACATTGGTACCCCCTCTTGGCTTTATTCGCGCGAAGAAAACTGGGTTCTATTTCCGGCTGTCTCAGTCCAACAGGAAATACATTAATTTGGAGAAATTCTAAATCTTCTTGAAGTATTTGATCCTAATGGGAAAATTCTCCACAAAATCGACAACTTTGTGTTGATGAGGAGATTCTACAACCTATGGTACATCTGACAGCCTTTCTAGCATTTTCCAAGGGCTTCCCCTCTACCCCAAGTGGTTATGTGAATTCTGATTTGATACCCCCGCCGGGTTTGATACATTGGTGGTATTGTTAAAAGCACGAGATGATTTCTAAGCCAACAGGAAAagagtttctgttttgttctattttctTTGTAAAAGAATGGAAATCGCGGCAACTGATACAACCTCCTAAAAGATAAATTTTCAGaagaaaagtgttttttaataATCATTAGCCCGTAAAATTCGCGAAAGAGTCATGTTCATGCTTGTTGCGTGACCAAGATGGCATGTCTGTTGAGAAAACTTAACTTCACGATTTTAAAAACATGATCAATTTCATAATAAACGAAAAAATCTTTTgacttaaaataatttcaagaaacataaactttaaaatttcaacagttttCATGCAAACTTAAGTTGAAAATTCTTGCATAAATCAGCGTCACGGtttatttactttgttttactttatactggtttatattattttgtacgAAAGCTAAaagcaacaaattttaaaaaaacaactagCCAACAAGAGACACTAAAGTTATAAATATATTGATCTGCTATACTTATACTTTCATTTGTTGTGGTCGTCGTATATATTAACAGAAAGGAAACTTACCGGGCCGTAAAGGTCTTCAAACGCAGAGGTGCTTTTTTAAAGAAGGCAAAGTAGagtttcaatttttaaatgAGAAAATTGCGAAAGAAAGCGACGAAGGAAAAGTACCCGTGTTGTGTTAGTGCAAAGATtggaatttaaaggaaaaagataACAACCGTGACGTCATCttaattatatattattttgcattgaaaagaaatataaacaattgGAAGATACCATGACGATAGCAGATGAAACTAGAATTTAATAGCACCTGTGGGCGACATATTTTAAATGTCTTACATTTGAAGTCATCCTTTAGCAATTAAAGTTTACAAACAGAAAATTTCAGGACATTCCTTTAGATAAAAGTTGAGACAGGCTTAGGCAGCAGCTACACGAGCAAACAGCTAATCAGCCGTTTAAAGTACAAATGCAGACAAAGATTGCATAAGTATATGTAGCCCGCCCGGGCTACTgcggcatttgcccgccttgtcagtcccgggagTGGGGCATTAGCAAATTTTGCGCTTCCCGGGgtccgggcatttgccaacacCGGGGCCactcccgagcttttgacacgcacgcggtttcctatccgAATATAACTACTCAGAGGAGTTTACCGGAGAAgcaagcagattggctcatctgtcaaggacggGAAAAATTGTAAAGGGTTGTGAAAACAtattctcgattttatgcatgcatttatTCACTGCTTATCAAGCCAAAATGACAAAGCGAAATCGGAAGCTATtgacgtgaatcaacgtttttatGGTTATTGAGTCAAacttctgttgatattatttaaaGAACCAtactttcatatttataaaactattctgAGCAGATAACTTTAAATcacactattaattttaatgtcagtAATTTATAACAACACTAAAACAATAAACTGGTGTCTTCGCGGCGTGGAGTCTAAATTAGAATAGCGCCATTACAAAGGCAGAAGTTAATTTTAACccaaaatcgcacattaaaatgcttaaaacacTACCCCACCGTGCGaccaatgaaaattgttgcagTGTTGAAGGGGGACGGTGAATTTACCcacttttttcgtccccaccctaGAGGATTtcacagctcaagagtccccatccccgggaatttgccatccaaggtaaaaaaaatgttaatgcccgggggggagggctgggcgcagctggaattgactgatgcataatgtgcactttctttgtgaaaatCACCTGTATTATTTATCCAAACAAACGAATGGTGAGCGTTGTcactttgttatatttttttaaacagaaaacTTTCAATTTGACCGACAACCACTAATGAACTGCATGCCGCGGTCCGTAATAACTATAGTCTGCGAAGTTGGCCCTAATGGGATTGCTCAGGATTGTTATACCGGCGATCCGACGCGAAGCGAGAGGTTTTTTAAATATGACGTTTAGCTCCCAACCTTCTCGCGGCTCCGCCGCCCACCAAAGAACTACAGCGACCTTTAATCCTGCCAGCCACTCAGGCgacaaaaatttgagaaaaGAAGACTTCTAGAACAATTGAAGCCGGGCAAGAGAATACAGAAGAACCTCCTTGTAGAAGTTATATTAGCTACAATAATGTTTTGGTCTACGTTCTATGATAAAATGTTTATTACGACGATTGTTATCAATTCTTagccagggccgggttgttcgaagctggctTAAGATAACCCAGAAGAGGAATTTGACTTCAGatatgaaagtttaaaaatcaaatttagtttaattatttttgtctacaatttgatgattctaagaagaatagagaaaattataagagaaaaaagaaacccggaTTAGAAATTTACCCAGCTAATCGACGTTTGGTACAATTGGACCCTGAGGTAGTGGGGGTGTATCTAGGGAGGGAGAGGAGAGTCCCCTGGGAACCAAGCAATTACCGGTTAtataaaatatcagcaagtccacagcaacaaaccaatgagtggtaccggatctcccagttgtagacctggatcagtacatcctcggagacccaggggcagtcagtcgggttgGGATAAAAGGGGCGCCCGTACTTGAAACggctttcgtcgcgccttttctcccgacccgactgactacccctgggtctccgaggatgggatCAGTACAATTATTaaaacttgtagaaaaatatgaagcGGCAAATTGATCCTTGCGGCAAGGCGATgataaagtaaacaaaagaataaaacaaagaatatatgtttaaacaaattgcccaatatttcggtttgaaaacaaaccttctttAGGGGCTTAAAAAAAACCCTGCTTCACCGGCGGCGCGGGTGTAAATTCAAGTGTATCATACTCCCCTCCAATCAAAAGCCCCTATCCGTCCTTTAGCACTTCATTCTTTTTACGTCTGCCGTCTTTCCACCAATGTCCCTAAACTGAGGAAGAGCACGGTGCTCGTTATGAAATTTTTTAGTGAGAAATTTTTTCAACGTCTGGGACATTGGGTCAGTCCACTTACTGTGCAAAATAGGCTTGATCGTCGACAAAGTGTTTAGAAGTGTTGTGACGTATGAAGGACAAGCTGAGGATGCATTAGCCCCGGCCGGAGTCGGCAATCATTGAAGGTGGCCCTTGCGAAAGAAACACACCTCGAAACAACAAGACCAGCACCACacaaacaactacaacaacaaactCTTTATTTGCGTGAcgataagtaataataataataataataataataataaacatctATAATGCGCAAAttccataaaatgttcaaatacGCATGACAAGATTAACAAGGAAATAAAAAggctaaaaagctaaaattacaaTTAAGGGTAAACTTACAATgatttaaaaagctaaaattagaattaaaagtAAACtcacaataataaaaacaactatGATAACAATGCATGACAGAAAAGGTGAGTTTTTAGCTTggctttaaaaataataactgtGCTGGCGCTTCTTATGTCAAATGGTAACGCATTCCACGGTTTCGGTGCAGCACAGGTAAAAGAACGATCTCCTACTGTAGCTTTCGATTTAAAATGCGGATAACTAAGTAAAAGGTTATCACTAGAATTCCTTAGATTATATTTAGATGGGAGCCTAAGAGAAATGAGAGACGATAAATAAGTAGGCGCTAAAAAAGTAATTACAGTACTGCAACATTATGGAACAGTTGCTGGAGCAGAAGAGGGTTGGATTTTCTTAACCGACCAATCTTAGTGACCTGTCGCTCGATAGCCATCGAGAAGCTAAGAAAAGCCTTGATATTCACCTAGTATGACCAAGCGTGGTAGACTAGAATCTATATCTAGGACCTTGATGGCCTGGCTAGTTCCTCAGAATCTCACCAGGCTGGGCAGCAACAATGTGGCTGACATAGTGGTTGTTGAAAAGCCCATCCAAAAAGATAGTGACGGAGGAGTAGGCATTCTTTAAtcagataataataaaaataataataataataatatattttttaattttattgacaacaatgctaactattaaaatcctatttacaattaattcgcttgaaaaaaagaaaaaactataataataataatgataataatgataatgataataataataataacaataataataataatgatgatgatgatgatgatttattTACGTGTCGGATATTTAGCTGACAAGCTAACTGGagacacaacaaaaacaaacagaaaaaatgcTTAAGATTATAAATACAGTGGTGTAACTTAGACCTATAAAATGTATGATAAGATCGCTATGTAGAAGAATACAAGCACTAAAAATAGCTTAAGAGCAGCATAAATAGCAATTCTGACAGTTAGAATTAGTACagtttaccaaatcagtgaatagcaaatTTGGCgggttttgattggctcccgtaactcggaatatccttggataTTCACTGTTTCGGGGaccggagccaagatggcgtctcgtttcgAGACATTTTCGAAAGATAAAATTTGAGCGAAAATTTGAAGCAgtcgtacaaacaaataccaagaaagcgacgaactttggcttgtcATTATTTACTGCTGAATCAGCAACAAAATCATATtaatgcacttgacaaaatccacgaaatgtttttaaattgaGAACAAAGTTCAtactaagtgacgtttttaatttacaaaatgttacttttttcattttcatccaactcatttggtaaatactaaaacaactatccagCACAGGGTCGGTGAACGGCGCGTCTCGGTGTATACAGTATATGGAATTCTGTCGCTGAGGGGAAGACGTTTCTCCTGGCGAAACGTCCCAAGcagcgaggagcaaggagaaacggctaAATTCGCAGGCTAATCTTATACCTGCCacctttttctgagatataagcgtgagatttttatcctgggagtgctgggatttttgaagacgacacgatcatttccgaagattcccgaagaatTCCGAAGTCTCCCGAAAAAGCCCGAAGTCTTCCAAAGACGTCCGAAGTCTGCCGAAGACGAAGTTATCGAAGTTATCCCAGTCCGAGTCTTAGGACGCTTATGAACGCGAGCTCGCTCCCAgtgcttttcacttcaaaaatcagaggtcgcgaggaaggtattgtcatttattcattttacacatggttttcgttccttacatgggtctgagttaacatatttttggaaattgtgtcaagcaagacggcaacaactcacatttttcaatcaggcgtgagaaattggcccgcaagGGTGAGCCGGCGTGAGAgcgaagttttcaacccgccggcgtgagagttggcaggtatataatcttccaaacaaaaagggaagaaggaccatCTGATCGCAGGTTAACTTCTCAGAATGTAAATTGCCAGATGGGTGACGAAGTAAAGACGGCCATTAGAAGCAAATATGGATGACAAAATTCCCATCAGGTATATTTAGCCACGTGACCAAAACACGGAGCAGATTTTTCTTAAAGACATATTGGTAATCACTGCTAATAATTTGTTCGGATTTCTCTTACCATAAGATTGCCACCGATATACTTCACGGTCAACCGACATATACCTGACTatcaatagaccttgtcacggttttcgacgccatcttgatgagtaggcaagcgcgtgagaaattacagtgatagTGATTGTGATTGTCAGTGAGAATCTAATgccgaataatttccgtagaacggctgttctgaaaaaaaaaatgatttgtaaactaaaactTCACTCCTAAgcattctcctgaaaaaatttgagggcgttacatgtactagaagacctagaaccactttttaaaattttctatagatttgtctgtaagaaaagCCCGgaacaatagaccttgtcacggttttcgacgccatcttgacgagtaggcaaacgcgtgagaaattacagtgtttgtgtgAGAATCTAgtgtcgaataatttccttaagacggctgttctgaaaaaaacatcaattataaactaaagctacaaagcaaaggatcctccgaaaaaaatttggaggcttacctgtgcttaaatttctccagaggcttactttagattttccatatatttgtctgtaattttcccgggactttcttacagacaaatgtataagaaatttaaaaagtggttctaggtcttctagagaatgtaacgccctcaaattttttcagtagaatccttaggagtgaagctttggtttataaatcttttttttttttcagaacagccgttctgcggaaattattcgaaattagattttcatacaaacactgtaatttctaacgcgtttgcctactcgtcaagatggcgtcgaaaaccgtgacaaggtctattacggacaaatatatggaaaatctaaagaaagcctctggagaaatttaagtaCAGGTACGCCGCCcaatttttttaggacaatcctttgctttgtagctttagtttacaattgatattttgttcagaacagccattttacggaaaatattcgacattagattctcatacaaacgcTGTAATTCCTCACACGTTTGCTTACTCGTCAAGATGCAGAAGATGGcctcgaaaaccgtgacaaggtctattcatCTACCAGTCTTTACATAACAAAACACAGATGAGTCACAAAAATTAAGCATGAATGTTTTCCAAGctatttttgcatattttatcAGTGGAAGTGCAATAAATCAAATGCAAACAATCTGAATCATGCGACAAACTGAGAATATGCTCTCCAGATCATGACGTGACAACGAGAGTCGCAGTCTCCGAGGAGTCCTGGTACCTGCTCCCATTTCTGATATTGAACATAAGAGAACTGCCTGGAAAGTTTGTAAGGATCCTAAGTGAATGGGCTCCTCCAGAGCAATGGTTTGCCTAATTTTCGAACTGTTatagatttattttttcatcgCTCGGAAACACTATATGGTGATTAACACCAGTCACGTCACGTATCTATTCTTGGAAACCAACCTTATTTTCCGAGAATAACCGCAATTTCCTCTATATGTTTTTATAGATCTAATATCTGAATGTTATTTATAACTTTGACGAAAAGAAAGTTGAATCGAACAGTTTTTTCGATTTCTATTTACAAAAATCTCAGGCCAGCTTTTGTTTATTTCGTCTTTGAGAGAGTTGCATTATATTTAGGAAAACGTGTCCGTCGGGGAATTGTAAATCGTGGCAGCAAGGATGTTACCAGCCATCATGAGTCTGGAGAAAAGAATTGCAATGTCTGATCAAGGAAAAGTGGCTGTGTtgaaaaaacctgaaaattGCATTGAGATATATGGCAAAGGAGAAACGGAAAACCCCGAGCAACAATGGATGCATAGAAGGCTTTACAGGGGTCTTGTTGTTCCTTACGACGTTTTTTTTGCGCCAAATAACCATCTTGTTGTTTCAGACATAGGCGATCACGCCATCAAGATTTTCAATTTAGAGGGGGACGCGAAAAAAGTAAGTCATATGATCATTGGCCAAGACCCTTACCGTCATTTGTTTGTACAGGATATAAATGGTATGAACATGGAATTATCTACAAGGCTACTTTGGGGTCTCAGCATTCGAATCCCCAAAAATGTTGTCGTAGGTCCCGCACCACTATCGCAGCTGTTTGTCACATGTGGTACGGATATTGTTCTCATTAATATGAACTGGAATAAGATGAGCCCGGTAGGTTGCTCTCAAATCTGTTCTCCTATGGACTGGCGCTTTGTGCAGTATAGCAAAAGTTTAATGTGTGACAATGTAAGCGCAGTTCAAGATCACAAGGATAACCATAAGGTTGGAGGCTTCAATCCACTTGTTATTACTAAAGCTCAGTTCTGTGGCATGTTCTATCACGTCACAGAGACGAATCATGCTGGATTTCTGTGTCTTGACAGACCGGAGTGCAAGATTGGAAACCGAGGCGATAAGAAAAAATTTGCTGCGACGGTGGTCATTTATGTGAGAGTAACAGACAAAAATGGGCGATTGATATTTCATGCAAGATATGGCAACTGTTACGAAGGTCCAATGGCAAACACAGCCCATGCTGAATATTTTATGCTGGTTGATGAAGAGTTCAGACAAGCTGTTAAATTCCTAAGAGGTCGTATGGGAGGAAATATTACCATGTATATGAACAAACAACCTTGCAGTATGTCAACAAGTCATGGGAAAATAGCACTTAAGGTAAAAGACTGTGCACAGGAATTAATTAACTTCTTTAATGTTTATTGCTCGACTAGCAGCATAAAATTGCAGATCTATCTATGCCAGTTGTACAAAGTCGACATGGACGTACCACATGAATTTTCTCTTGCACAAGACATCATAAATGCTCAACTGGGCCTGAAAACCTTGCTTTCTTCTGGTATTGAAGTTATTGCTATGTCACAAGAAAGTTGGACGAAACTTGCTGAATTTGCCGACATTGAATTACCAGAATACCAAGAGAGCGCACGACAAAAGCTAGACAAACATATCGACAACTTCCTTTCGAAAATTAAGAGAATACAGACTGCCACACTGCTGTACAGGTTTACAAACGGTCAGAATATTTTTTAGTTCGATATACGAGTGGCACTGAACTGAACTAtaattttcctctttttatAGTTAGTGAGAAATATGTACCCAATGGGGCTATGTAATACTAGTGCAAACGATTTAAAGTTAAGAAAGGAAATTTTGATATCAGAGTACATCAGTAACATACATAAAGGCTGGGGCTAGACAAAGTCCCTTTTTTATAATCTTTGTATGGTCAAGATTCAAGTCAATGAAAACCGGATCATCCACATGTTAATTATCTTCACTGATGCAGTTTGCTAATAAAAGAACGGTGTTGCCAGTGACGAACGATCGAAAGTATCATTTTCTGTGATGATTGTCGTGCAGAATCAAGTAGGAGAGGAATTTGTGTGATTTGAGGTATTCCACGTGTGTttcataaaaagtgaaaaagttaaaatgaaaataacgcCAAACTTTGAAATGTTAATTCCCTTAAAATCATGTACACTTTCTGTCTTTTTCTATCGGTTAATCCAATCTTGGAGAACCTGAACGTGAGTGAAAAGCTTAATTCGGTTTCCGGGTGTACGTTGgaagtgcttttgataaatGTTGTGTCCTCTCATAACAAATCTTGTACTGAGAATGATGTTGTTTTACATGCCATACTACTGTTAcgctaaagaaagaaaacctaaCAAGCCACATGTGTGTCACTGAAACTATTTTTGGAACAAGGGTCACCGCCGGTTTTCCCGGAAAAGAAGCTTTTCTGGGAGTTATGACATAATCATTTCAGTATATTTAACCGAATGTCCGAAAGGAAAGGGTTCAGTAATATTTTTTCTGTTCTGTGCCCCGCAGCGTTTCAGGAGTTTCGAACCAGCTGTCGCTGTAATGTGAGTGATTTCTCAAATCATATTCTGAATTCAAGTCCTTTTTTGATTACCAAATATTGATTGGAATACAATGGAGTTAATGCATTTTGGAGGACTTTATACGCCAGGTGATGACTGGACTTCTATGCAGtgcgaaattaaaaaagagtgCGATAAAATGAGCATTGTTTATGATTATAAAGACAATCACAAGGTTGGAGGGAAGAATCCTTTGGCAGTTTTGCGCCATGTTTTATCACGTTACGGAGAGAAAGAGAGATAAAATTAGCTTTAAATGCTTGAAAAAGTCGAAGTGTCGGGTTGGGAGTTTGAATATGACGAAGCGGCTGCACTCAAACCCAAGAGCTTGCGCACGAACTGTTGTAGGTTATGTTCGGTTAATTGACTGAATGGGTCGCTTGATATTCCACGCCAGATATGGAAATTGTTTCCAGGGTAAAGGgagaaaaataattcatgcAGAGCATTTTATGCTGGTAGATAAAGAGTTCTATCAAGCTGTGAAATTCTTAAGAGATCAGAGAGGGGGAAAAATTGAGATGTACATGAACAAACAGCCTTGCTTTAGATCAACTAGACGTCATCGCAAGAAATCTCTAAATCTGGAGTGAAGAGAAAGGAGTGCGCTCGAGAACTGGTCAATttctacattttttattattcagcACATAGAATTAACCTTACTATAAATCTTTGCCAGTTGCCCAAAGTTGATATGCTCCCTTGGCCTTCTCTAAACAACGATATTCAGAATGCTCGCCGAGGGATGCAAATGATGATGTCTGCCGGTATTGAGCTGAAAGCCATAACAGAGGAAAGCTGGCGACAACTTGCAGGCTATGCAAAAATTAAATTGCCGGAGTACAATCGTGGTGACCAGCAAAAGTTAGATCAACATGTTGCCGAGTTTCTCCAGGGAGTGTATCCGGAACATCCTTGGCTTAAATTACCTCTTCCtcgttagcctgcgtagcaagcgtttcctcgcgaggttcgtctagaaagctgggacaagagcaaaaaaaaaaatgaatgacgggggagggggaggggaacgtttcctcttctcccctccccctcccccttcaaccttttttttgcttccgctctaactttcgcgcaataactcgattggaaacgcttgctatagTGGGGCGGATATGTGTATGGATTGTACGACTTTTGGTTAAAAGCATGAAACTTGGCAGAAGATTATAACTTCATGTGCCTAACAAATGTGGATATGGAGCCATCGCGAAATATTATGGGTTATCGAGATATTTCCGGTGTCCAAAATGGTCATCAGTTGAAGCCGgaagtgaaaatttcaaaccgggagtagttttaaaaaagcatattttcattttctgaatCGATTAATTTGAATATCGACAGATTAGGGAGATACACAAGCATTataactattgtttttttggtgaaaaagttattattttgctgtttaaaaatGGAGGGGGTAGGGGTTTATGTTACTACAATCGACGACAAAAATGTACACAGTTTCAAAGAAAGCCATGATATTTTTCCTTCGTATTTGACCCTTATCCACTCTACATTTTTAGTTTTACATTTATAATGAATAAACAAAGGTATTTTCATGAATTTTGCCTTACTAGAGAGTAATGTTACAACAAGTTACATTGTTACTCTCTAAAAATCATCTTTCACCCGTAAAGTACCGTAACTCGatctattttaataaaaaagaaaccatgaggaGCTTGAATAACAATCATGTATTATCACAGTCATCCGTGCAGGTGCAGAGAGCAGTATAGCGTAAGCCTGCCTTTGTACAGGAACATCTTCCCTGACGGCCCCTTCTTACATCCACACCTGACAAGTTCTTGACACGATTTCGTCACGTCAGGTAATGTTGTCCAGAATGGCTTCCAAATGCCGTCACCCACTGTCCATCCCCACTCTTGTGGACTTGGTAATACTGGACTGGGCACTAGTGCTTGTCCCTAGCAGTACCCAGCTTGATATGCAGCGCGCTTGGCGTGTTCCACTAGAGCTGCTCTTGTTGGTGGGATGGCATCCAGAGCTCTTCCCTTCTGAGCAAACAGCTGTTTTCTTGCATCATTGACTGATGTCTTGCTGCTGGTTCGATCGTACATCAATACTACAAAGCGCTCCAGGTGTTCCAC from Porites lutea chromosome 1, jaPorLute2.1, whole genome shotgun sequence encodes the following:
- the LOC140940686 gene encoding uncharacterized protein, which codes for MLPAIMSLEKRIAMSDQGKVAVLKKPENCIEIYGKGETENPEQQWMHRRLYRGLVVPYDVFFAPNNHLVVSDIGDHAIKIFNLEGDAKKVSHMIIGQDPYRHLFVQDINGMNMELSTRLLWGLSIRIPKNVVVGPAPLSQLFVTCGTDIVLINMNWNKMSPVGCSQICSPMDWRFVQYSKSLMCDNVSAVQDHKDNHKVGGFNPLVITKAQFCGMFYHVTETNHAGFLCLDRPECKIGNRGDKKKFAATVVIYVRVTDKNGRLIFHARYGNCYEGPMANTAHAEYFMLVDEEFRQAVKFLRGRMGGNITMYMNKQPCSMSTSHGKIALKVKDCAQELINFFNVYCSTSSIKLQIYLCQLYKVDMDVPHEFSLAQDIINAQLGLKTLLSSGIEVIAMSQESWTKLAEFADIELPEYQESARQKLDKHIDNFLSKIKRIQTATLLYRFTNGQNIF